In Kitasatospora sp. NA04385, a single genomic region encodes these proteins:
- a CDS encoding TMEM165/GDT1 family protein, producing MNSLTIAALTFGIVFLAELPDKTALASLVLGTKYRAGYVFAGIAAAFALQVGLALVAGGLLALLPHRWVEAITGLLFLGGAAMLLWHKEDEDDGAEGREPANHSFWKVAGTSFAIVAVAEFGDLTQIMTANLAAKYDDPLAVGLGAWLALCAVGGVAVVGGQKLLQHVPMKVIVRIAALAMIVLAGWSLFKAVTG from the coding sequence ATGAACAGCCTGACCATCGCTGCGCTGACGTTCGGCATCGTCTTCCTCGCCGAACTCCCGGACAAGACCGCCCTGGCCAGCCTGGTCCTCGGCACCAAGTACCGCGCGGGCTACGTCTTCGCGGGCATCGCCGCGGCGTTCGCCCTCCAGGTCGGCCTGGCGCTGGTCGCCGGCGGCCTGCTCGCCCTGCTGCCGCACCGCTGGGTGGAGGCCATCACCGGCCTGCTGTTCCTGGGCGGCGCGGCCATGCTGCTGTGGCACAAGGAGGACGAGGACGACGGCGCCGAGGGCCGGGAGCCCGCGAACCACTCCTTCTGGAAGGTCGCCGGGACCAGCTTCGCCATCGTCGCGGTCGCCGAGTTCGGCGACCTCACCCAGATCATGACCGCCAACCTGGCCGCCAAGTACGACGACCCGCTGGCCGTCGGCCTCGGCGCGTGGCTGGCGCTGTGCGCGGTCGGCGGCGTGGCCGTCGTCGGCGGGCAGAAGCTGCTCCAGCACGTGCCGATGAAGGTCATCGTGCGGATCGCCGCGCTGGCGATGATCGTGCTGGCGGGGTGGAGCCTGTTCAAGGCGGTCACCGGCTGA
- a CDS encoding MFS transporter, protein MKEWGGRLRRVQVGNALSAFGSGFTLPYMFVYVDQVRGLGAAAAGAVFTVFALAALAVLPFTGRGIDRYGPRPVLLAGTAMAAAGAFAFGQAAGTAGLLLSSFLFGAGVTTCQPALATMIVRCTGRTERSRAFALQFTLVNLGMGIGALVGGQIVDTSDPASLTRLFTIEALTFLGLAAVTGTAKMPPAVVEPAPAGSPAKGGGLRAMVADKAMLRLCVLAGLIFFTCYGQFESGVAAFATDTVGTAPSTLGLAIGANALTIVLLQMFVVRITERRRRTTAMAAAGAVWLAAWGMAVVAGLIRTEAVAATVAIVAVYALFGVGESLLAPTMGPIVADLAPSRLLGTYNAGYALVKQIAVAVGPAVGVLLVGSGTWPLYLAAMALCTLLIVALAVRLREHLTPAQDNVRVLSVPQHELRELQTAA, encoded by the coding sequence GTGAAGGAGTGGGGCGGCCGACTGCGCCGCGTCCAGGTCGGCAACGCGCTCAGCGCGTTCGGCAGCGGCTTCACCTTGCCGTACATGTTCGTGTACGTGGACCAGGTGCGGGGCCTCGGCGCCGCGGCGGCGGGCGCGGTGTTCACCGTGTTCGCGCTCGCCGCGCTGGCCGTGCTGCCGTTCACGGGCCGCGGCATCGACCGGTACGGGCCGCGCCCGGTGCTGCTGGCCGGCACCGCGATGGCCGCGGCCGGCGCGTTCGCCTTCGGGCAGGCCGCCGGTACGGCCGGGTTGCTGCTCTCCTCCTTCCTGTTCGGCGCGGGCGTCACCACCTGCCAGCCCGCGCTCGCCACGATGATCGTCCGCTGCACCGGGCGCACCGAGCGCTCCCGCGCCTTCGCGCTCCAGTTCACCCTGGTCAACCTCGGCATGGGCATCGGCGCCCTGGTCGGCGGCCAGATCGTCGACACCTCCGACCCGGCCAGCCTGACCAGGCTGTTCACCATCGAGGCGCTGACCTTCCTCGGCCTGGCCGCCGTCACCGGCACCGCCAAGATGCCCCCGGCCGTGGTCGAACCGGCCCCGGCGGGCAGCCCGGCGAAGGGTGGCGGGCTGCGGGCGATGGTCGCCGACAAGGCGATGCTGCGGCTGTGCGTCCTCGCCGGACTGATCTTCTTCACCTGCTACGGGCAGTTCGAGTCCGGCGTCGCCGCGTTCGCCACCGACACCGTCGGCACCGCGCCCTCCACCCTCGGCCTCGCCATCGGCGCCAACGCGCTGACCATCGTGCTGCTGCAGATGTTCGTCGTCCGGATCACCGAGCGCCGCCGCCGCACCACCGCGATGGCCGCCGCCGGTGCGGTCTGGCTGGCCGCCTGGGGCATGGCCGTGGTGGCCGGGCTGATCCGCACCGAGGCGGTGGCCGCGACGGTGGCGATCGTCGCCGTCTACGCCCTGTTCGGCGTCGGCGAGTCGCTGCTCGCCCCCACCATGGGCCCGATCGTCGCCGACCTCGCCCCCAGCCGGCTGCTCGGCACCTACAACGCCGGGTACGCGCTGGTGAAGCAGATCGCGGTCGCCGTCGGCCCCGCCGTCGGCGTGCTGCTGGTCGGCTCCGGGACGTGGCCGCTGTACCTCGCCGCGATGGCGCTGTGCACGCTGCTGATCGTCGCCCTCGCCGTCCGCCTGCGCGAGCACCTCACGCCCGCGCAGGACAACGTCCGGGTGCTGTCGGTGCCGCAGCACGAGCTGCGCGAGCTCCAGACGGCGGCCTGA
- a CDS encoding dolichyl-phosphate-mannose--protein mannosyltransferase, whose product MALAVAERRQERETVHAAPAKDRYRWWGPLAVAVFAGVLRLWNLGYPHAFVFDETYYPKDAWSLWHEGYETAWPDNANQLILGDPQVIPLGKAAAFIAHPPLGKWIIGLGTHFWGLHPFGWRIAVAVLGTLSVLMVARIGRRLFRSTLIGCTAGLLLAVDGLQFVMSRVGLLDGVSAFLVLAAFGALLVDRDRTRDVLRAARAEGGRAADEVRLGLRPWRLAAGVLLGAACAVKWTGAPVLAVFTVLVLLWDQAGRRAAGAHRAWRSMLRRDLWPAALSMPLAALVTYLLSWTGWLATDGGYDRHWADGRSGAFDWVPAPLRSLWHYHSEIWHFNTTLTSPHTYQSNPWSWLVQGRPVSMYWEQLKPGEKGCTASDGCASQILALGTPVLWWAACFALAYALYRWFFRRDWRSGAILAAVAAVYLPWFQYQQRTVFSFYMVVLVPFLCLAVAQMLGAMLGPAGSTPSRRRWGAAGAGLIVVAVIGCFAFFLPLYTAEMIPMSDWHTRMWFVSWI is encoded by the coding sequence ATGGCGCTGGCGGTAGCGGAGCGGCGGCAGGAGCGGGAGACGGTGCACGCCGCGCCGGCGAAGGACAGGTACCGGTGGTGGGGCCCGCTGGCGGTGGCCGTGTTCGCCGGGGTGCTGCGGCTGTGGAACCTGGGGTACCCGCACGCCTTCGTCTTCGACGAGACGTACTACCCCAAGGACGCCTGGTCGCTGTGGCACGAGGGCTACGAGACGGCCTGGCCGGATAACGCGAACCAACTGATCCTCGGCGACCCGCAGGTCATCCCGCTCGGCAAGGCCGCCGCGTTCATCGCCCACCCGCCGCTGGGCAAGTGGATCATCGGCCTGGGCACCCACTTCTGGGGCCTGCACCCCTTCGGCTGGCGGATCGCCGTCGCCGTGCTCGGCACCCTCAGCGTGCTGATGGTCGCCCGGATCGGCCGCCGGCTGTTCCGCTCCACCCTGATCGGCTGCACCGCCGGACTGCTGCTGGCCGTCGACGGCCTGCAGTTCGTGATGAGCCGGGTCGGCCTGCTCGACGGCGTCTCCGCGTTCCTGGTGCTCGCCGCGTTCGGCGCCCTGCTGGTCGACCGCGACCGCACCCGGGACGTGCTGCGCGCCGCCCGCGCCGAGGGCGGCCGGGCCGCCGACGAGGTCCGCCTCGGCCTGCGCCCCTGGCGGCTCGCCGCCGGCGTGCTGCTCGGCGCGGCCTGCGCCGTCAAGTGGACCGGCGCGCCCGTGCTCGCCGTGTTCACCGTCCTCGTCCTGCTCTGGGACCAGGCCGGCCGGCGCGCCGCCGGGGCCCACCGGGCCTGGCGGTCGATGCTCCGCCGCGACCTGTGGCCCGCCGCGCTGTCGATGCCCCTCGCCGCGCTGGTCACCTACCTGCTCTCCTGGACCGGCTGGCTGGCCACCGACGGCGGCTACGACCGGCACTGGGCGGACGGGCGGTCCGGGGCCTTCGACTGGGTGCCCGCGCCGCTGCGCAGCCTGTGGCACTACCACTCCGAGATCTGGCACTTCAACACCACGCTGACCTCCCCGCACACCTACCAGTCCAACCCGTGGAGCTGGCTGGTCCAGGGCCGCCCGGTCTCCATGTACTGGGAGCAGCTGAAGCCCGGGGAGAAGGGCTGCACCGCGTCCGACGGCTGCGCCAGCCAGATCCTCGCGCTGGGCACCCCGGTCCTGTGGTGGGCGGCCTGCTTCGCGCTGGCGTACGCGCTCTACCGCTGGTTCTTCCGGCGTGACTGGCGCTCCGGGGCGATCCTGGCCGCCGTCGCCGCCGTCTACCTGCCCTGGTTCCAGTACCAGCAGCGCACCGTCTTCTCCTTCTACATGGTGGTGCTGGTGCCGTTCCTGTGCCTGGCCGTCGCGCAGATGCTCGGCGCGATGCTCGGCCCGGCCGGCAGCACGCCGAGCCGGCGGCGGTGGGGCGCGGCCGGGGCCGGGCTGATCGTGGTCGCGGTCATCGGGTGCTTCGCGTTCTTCCTCCCGCTGTACACCGCGGAAATGATCCCGATGTCCGACTGGCACACCCGGATGTGGTTCGTCAGTTGGATCTGA
- a CDS encoding MarR family winged helix-turn-helix transcriptional regulator, with translation MSARRAEPQTATELGIAEQVAVYQREFPTVDPQVETIVSTLSRLARRMNVAYGRQLATLGITSAEWEVLKALVFAGAPYRLGPGELAKRLGLTPAAMTHRIDRMVTEGLVTRERDEANRVRVIIELTAEGRDKWLELMRMAAVFEADLLQDVAGGARPELAATLTRMLRRIEETQPDALGRTDDLTC, from the coding sequence ATGAGCGCACGCAGAGCGGAGCCCCAGACCGCCACCGAGCTCGGCATCGCCGAACAGGTGGCCGTCTACCAGCGGGAATTCCCCACCGTGGACCCGCAGGTGGAGACGATCGTCTCCACCCTCTCCCGGCTGGCCCGCCGGATGAACGTGGCGTACGGCCGCCAGCTGGCCACCCTCGGCATCACCTCGGCCGAGTGGGAGGTGCTCAAGGCGCTGGTGTTCGCCGGTGCGCCCTACCGGCTGGGCCCGGGCGAGCTGGCCAAGCGGCTCGGCCTGACCCCGGCCGCGATGACCCACCGGATCGACCGGATGGTCACCGAGGGCCTGGTCACCCGGGAGCGCGACGAGGCCAACCGGGTCCGGGTGATCATCGAGCTGACCGCCGAGGGCCGCGACAAGTGGCTGGAGCTGATGCGGATGGCCGCCGTCTTCGAGGCCGACCTGCTGCAGGACGTGGCCGGCGGGGCCCGCCCGGAACTGGCCGCCACGCTGACCAGGATGCTGCGCCGGATCGAGGAGACCCAGCCGGACGCGCTGGGCCGCACCGACGACCTGACCTGCTGA
- a CDS encoding glycosyl hydrolase family 18 protein, translating into MLRSVSPQSPSRRRPKSWAALAAGTAASLLLGGTLALTGGTAQAAPTNSTGAPATSGGIKVAYFDQWSIYSNAYYLKTMQDTGAAGKLDYIIYDFANINPTTLSCFEANKAASQNEDDPNAGDGAGDSFADYQKSFGADISVDGVGDTWNQPIVGNFNQLKKLKAKNPNLKVLMSIGGWTYSKYFSDAAATDASRKKLVSSCIDMFIKGNLPSEGGYGGPGTGAGIFDGFDLDWEYPGGNGHTGNHASPNDKQNFTALLAEFRSQLDAQGKTDGKTYGLAAAVGAGQDKIKQVETDKIGQYLTFLDIMTYDMHGGWEAQGPTNHQAPIYTNPNDPMNPVPGGNGKYSVDAAVKAYTVGDPQYGIPGGFPAKKINVGIPFYYRGWTGVSAGTTHGLFQKASAPAPGGTYSGGVAGIKMYKELTGFVDNPAYTYWDDVAKTAYFYDGTTFWSGENAQSIQAKLDYAHCNGLGGSFMFSMYDLGTQTALFDKTVTATNGSAASCPAAPTQSATPSASASASQSASPSASASASQSASPSASASASASASASASASTGTCSGAPSWNAATVYATPTKVSWKGHYYTNKWWTTNEDPSLSGQWGAWTDNGAC; encoded by the coding sequence ATGCTTCGTTCCGTTTCCCCCCAGTCGCCTTCGCGGCGGCGGCCGAAGAGCTGGGCCGCGCTCGCGGCCGGCACCGCGGCCTCCCTGCTGCTCGGCGGCACCCTGGCGCTGACCGGCGGTACCGCCCAGGCCGCGCCGACCAACTCCACCGGTGCCCCCGCCACCAGCGGCGGCATCAAGGTCGCGTACTTCGACCAGTGGTCGATCTACTCGAACGCGTACTACCTCAAGACGATGCAGGACACGGGCGCCGCCGGGAAGCTCGACTACATCATCTACGACTTCGCGAACATCAACCCGACCACCCTCTCCTGTTTCGAGGCCAACAAGGCCGCGTCGCAGAACGAGGACGACCCCAACGCGGGTGACGGCGCGGGCGACTCGTTCGCCGACTACCAGAAGAGCTTCGGCGCCGACATCTCGGTCGACGGCGTGGGCGACACCTGGAACCAGCCGATCGTCGGCAACTTCAACCAGCTGAAGAAGCTGAAGGCGAAGAACCCGAACCTCAAGGTCCTGATGTCGATCGGCGGCTGGACCTACTCGAAGTACTTCTCCGACGCCGCGGCCACCGACGCTTCCCGCAAGAAGCTGGTGTCCTCCTGCATCGACATGTTCATCAAGGGCAACCTGCCCTCCGAGGGCGGCTACGGCGGCCCGGGCACCGGCGCCGGCATCTTCGACGGCTTCGACCTGGACTGGGAGTACCCGGGCGGCAACGGCCACACCGGCAACCACGCCTCGCCCAACGACAAGCAGAACTTCACCGCGCTGCTCGCCGAGTTCCGCAGCCAGCTGGACGCCCAGGGCAAGACCGACGGCAAGACCTACGGCCTGGCGGCCGCGGTCGGCGCCGGCCAGGACAAGATCAAGCAGGTCGAGACCGACAAGATCGGCCAGTACCTGACCTTCCTGGACATCATGACGTACGACATGCACGGCGGTTGGGAGGCCCAGGGCCCGACCAACCACCAGGCCCCGATCTACACCAACCCGAACGACCCGATGAACCCGGTCCCGGGCGGCAACGGCAAGTACTCGGTGGACGCGGCGGTCAAGGCCTACACCGTGGGTGACCCGCAGTACGGCATCCCCGGCGGCTTCCCGGCGAAGAAGATCAACGTCGGCATCCCGTTCTACTACCGCGGCTGGACCGGCGTCTCCGCCGGCACCACCCACGGCCTGTTCCAGAAGGCGTCCGCCCCGGCCCCCGGCGGCACCTACTCCGGCGGCGTCGCCGGCATCAAGATGTACAAGGAGCTGACCGGCTTCGTCGACAACCCGGCCTACACCTACTGGGACGACGTCGCCAAGACCGCGTACTTCTACGACGGCACCACCTTCTGGTCCGGCGAGAACGCCCAGTCCATCCAGGCCAAGCTCGACTACGCGCACTGCAACGGCCTCGGCGGCTCGTTCATGTTCTCCATGTACGACCTGGGCACCCAGACCGCGCTGTTCGACAAGACGGTGACCGCCACCAACGGCTCCGCCGCGTCCTGCCCGGCCGCCCCGACCCAGTCGGCCACCCCGTCGGCCTCGGCCTCCGCCTCGCAGTCGGCCAGCCCGTCCGCGTCGGCCTCCGCCTCGCAGTCGGCCAGCCCGTCCGCGTCCGCCTCGGCTTCGGCCTCCGCGTCGGCCTCCGCCTCCGCCTCGACCGGCACCTGCTCCGGCGCCCCGAGCTGGAACGCGGCCACCGTGTACGCCACCCCGACCAAGGTCTCCTGGAAGGGCCACTACTACACCAACAAGTGGTGGACCACCAACGAGGACCCGAGCCTGAGCGGCCAGTGGGGCGCCTGGACCGACAACGGCGCCTGCTGA
- a CDS encoding MerR family transcriptional regulator produces the protein MESTMRSIGELARASGLSPGTLRFYDGAGVFVPAEVDPRTGYRRYADEQLADARLLARLRRVGMPLAGITRVLTGSPAEARAELDAHLRRLEDGLTDARRELSTVRSLLDSREFPVSQTRLTVPAPALAAALDAVRFAAPADAALPAVAGVFLDAEDGVLHLVATDRYRLAVADCPAALDGPPASALLPTALADAARALLADAEEAELTLDGGSFTIRAAGRALSGEPVETDFPDYRRLLRLEPTHRITLTAAQLRALPGGIDDEAPTATLTATPADALPGAASPGDLLVHVNRDFLLEAAGTAEQLVLELGGPIAPLAIRFPARTDTFSLLMPVAR, from the coding sequence GTGGAGAGCACCATGCGCAGCATCGGCGAACTGGCCAGGGCCAGCGGCCTCAGCCCCGGCACCCTGCGGTTCTACGACGGCGCGGGCGTCTTCGTCCCGGCCGAGGTGGACCCGCGCACCGGGTACCGCCGGTACGCCGACGAACAGTTGGCGGACGCCCGGCTGCTGGCCCGGCTGCGCCGGGTCGGGATGCCGCTGGCCGGGATCACCCGGGTGCTGACCGGCTCCCCGGCCGAGGCCCGGGCCGAGCTGGACGCGCACCTGCGCCGGCTGGAGGACGGTCTGACCGACGCCCGCCGGGAGCTCTCCACGGTCCGTTCCCTCCTCGATTCCCGGGAGTTCCCCGTGTCGCAGACCCGCCTGACCGTACCCGCCCCCGCGCTGGCCGCCGCCCTGGACGCGGTGCGTTTCGCCGCCCCCGCGGACGCCGCCCTGCCCGCCGTCGCCGGCGTCTTCCTCGACGCGGAGGACGGCGTGCTGCACCTGGTGGCCACCGACCGCTACCGCCTCGCGGTGGCCGACTGCCCCGCCGCCCTCGACGGCCCGCCGGCCTCCGCCCTGCTGCCCACCGCCCTCGCGGACGCCGCCCGGGCCCTGCTCGCCGACGCCGAGGAGGCCGAACTGACCCTGGACGGCGGCTCGTTCACCATCCGGGCGGCCGGGCGCGCGCTCTCCGGCGAGCCCGTCGAGACGGACTTCCCCGACTACCGCCGCCTGCTCCGGCTGGAGCCCACCCACCGGATCACCCTGACCGCCGCCCAGTTGCGCGCCCTCCCCGGGGGCATCGACGACGAGGCCCCCACCGCCACCCTGACCGCCACCCCCGCCGACGCCCTCCCCGGCGCCGCCTCCCCCGGCGACCTGCTGGTCCACGTCAACCGCGACTTCCTGCTCGAAGCCGCCGGCACCGCCGAGCAGCTCGTCCTGGAGCTCGGCGGCCCGATCGCCCCGCTCGCCATCCGCTTCCCCGCCCGCACGGACACCTTCTCGCTGCTGATGCCCGTCGCCCGCTGA